The genomic interval GCTCCATAAATTAATTTTGATAAATCTTCTTTGAGCATTTGCAGTCGTTCTGCTCCAATGTTTTCAATCCAACGTTGCTCAATCTCAGTTAGAATCTTCTCTTTTGCTTTCACTACTAACCAACCTCGTTCGGTCAAAATAATAATTTTCCCTCTATTATCAGTGGGATGAGCTTTGCGTATTACATAACCACATTGCTCGAGATAATCCACCATTTTACTCACAGCTTGCTTTGTAACTCCTAAATATTCGGCTAGTTCTATACCTGTTGCTCCATTAGGATTGATACATTTAAACATAAAACCATGTACAGGCCTAATATCATCAAATCCCAATTCACTCAATCTGTTATGTAGTTCATTAATCGATACACTAAAAGATAATGACAAAAGGGATGTAAGATCTAATTCACTAAAAAATTGATTATTCATACATATTACCTCCTTAAACAAAGTCAACTAGGTTGACTTTGTTCAGAGTTCATTGTACTATGCGTAATATAGTCAATCAAGTTGACTATATTACGATTGTGAAAGAAATAGAATTTACCGAGACAAAATTAATAAATTATGAAGGGTTCTCATGGCTAATATCGTTAAAATTAGAGGAAGTGTATTTGCACCGTATGCTTGGTTGGAACCTATTAAAGATCCTTCAACTGGAAGGATCTTCGAATATACAGGTGATGCACGCGAATTTACACCTTACGCTGTAAGCAAGAAGTGATTATTGATATTTATAAAAAAGAAATTTTCACATTTGCAGATGCTTGTATTTCGACTGTGAAAATTACAAATCCAGACGGTTCTATCGACAATAAAAAAGGAAAAACAAATACACAAAACATTGTATGTACGAATGTTATGTGGGGCGCTGATGATGTTTCTTTTGGGGATGCACATATCGAAGGTTTACATGATGGGTTCCCTTGCTATGACTTTTATAAACAAACAGATTTCGGTCCATTTGAATTCATATATACATATGATTTCTGAAAAACTGGTAACACTCCAGCAGCGCTAGCTGGGATTGCAAACAGCAAATATTAAAGGAAAAGCAAGCATTTAACCAAACGAAAAATAATATTAAACATTACAGAGGTGTATTCTCATGACTACTATCGTTAAAGTTAGAGCAAGTGTATTTATTCCAACATCTTGGACTGAACCTAGGAAAGATATTCAAACGGGTAACACAATCGAATTCGAAGGTGACTCACGTGAGTTTACACCTTATGCAGTAAACACTTTGCGTTCAAGAATTGAACAAGAAGTCATTGTAGATTTCTACAAAAAAGAAATTTTCACATATGTGAATACGGGCATAACAACAGAAAAAACCACAACTCCTGATGGTTCCATTAATAAAAGATTAGGAAAAGCTAGTACGGAAGGCATTTTGTGCACGGATATTGTATGGGGGTCAGACGAGGTCAAATTTCAAATGAGTGCAAGTGCTAGCAACCCATTAAATGTATTAGCACCTCCTGTTGACTATCTATTAACTGTACTTGTCAAAAAAGATGGTATTGTCGACATTCAAGGGGAACACGATGGATTCCCTTGTTATGAATTTTATAAGCAAGTAAATTGGGGTCCGTTTGAACAAATTTATACCCATGATTTCAGAGAAACTGGTGATACACCTGCAGCTATGGGTGGGGATATGGAGTATAGATTCAAAAAGATATTGTGAAGCTAATATGATGAACTTTTTAGTAATTAAAAATAAAACACCTTAGAGTAGTGAACATCAGGAGGAACAAATGACAACAGTTTTATTCGTAAAAGCAAACAATCGCCCAGCATATCAATCAGTCAGTGTAAAATTATATGATGAATTTTTTGCGAGTTACAAAGAATCGCATCCAAACGATAAAATAATAGAGCTTGATTTATACAAGGAAGAATTGCCATATGTAGGCGTAGATATGATTAATGGTACTTTTAAAACGAGTAAAGGACTTGCGTTAACAGCAGAAGAAGCAAAAGCAGTAGCTGTTGCTGATAAATATTTAGATCAATTCCTTGCTATTGATAAAGTTGTGTTTGGTTTCCCATTATGGAACCTAACAATCCCAGCTGTGCTACACACATATATTGATTATTTAAACCGAGCAGGTAAAACATTTAAATATACACCAGACGGTCCAGTGGGACTTATGGGGAATAAGAAAATTGCATTATTAAACGCTAGTGGCGGTGTATATTCTGAAGGACCAAAAGCTGACGTTGAAATGGCTGTTAAATATGTAGCAAGTATGATGAGATTCTTCGGAGTAAATGATATAGAGACAATTGTGATAGAAGGCCACAATCAATTCCCAGAAAAAGCAGAAGAGATAATTGTGGATGGTCTTGAAAAAGCTCTTAAAGTAGCAAGTACGTTCTAATTAGCAAAACAATTCTCACTGAATATGGCAGTATCAACACTTTTATAGTGGTAGATTCAGACGCCGTGCTCCTCCACTAGATGCATTTCCTTCGAAGCTCACTCACTTTATTACGTCCGCGCGGACTGAACCCCTGACCTC from Paenibacillus sp. FSL K6-3182 carries:
- a CDS encoding MarR family winged helix-turn-helix transcriptional regulator, producing MNNQFFSELDLTSLLSLSFSVSINELHNRLSELGFDDIRPVHGFMFKCINPNGATGIELAEYLGVTKQAVSKMVDYLEQCGYVIRKAHPTDNRGKIIILTERGWLVVKAKEKILTEIEQRWIENIGAERLQMLKEDLSKLIYGANEGNFPTRVRPVW
- a CDS encoding DUF3238 domain-containing protein, which translates into the protein MTTIVKVRASVFIPTSWTEPRKDIQTGNTIEFEGDSREFTPYAVNTLRSRIEQEVIVDFYKKEIFTYVNTGITTEKTTTPDGSINKRLGKASTEGILCTDIVWGSDEVKFQMSASASNPLNVLAPPVDYLLTVLVKKDGIVDIQGEHDGFPCYEFYKQVNWGPFEQIYTHDFRETGDTPAAMGGDMEYRFKKIL
- a CDS encoding FMN-dependent NADH-azoreductase — protein: MTTVLFVKANNRPAYQSVSVKLYDEFFASYKESHPNDKIIELDLYKEELPYVGVDMINGTFKTSKGLALTAEEAKAVAVADKYLDQFLAIDKVVFGFPLWNLTIPAVLHTYIDYLNRAGKTFKYTPDGPVGLMGNKKIALLNASGGVYSEGPKADVEMAVKYVASMMRFFGVNDIETIVIEGHNQFPEKAEEIIVDGLEKALKVASTF